In Alkalispirochaeta americana, the sequence TGGCCAATTCCAATATCAGAAGCGTCGAGGATCTGCGCGGACGGCGCGTTGCCGTTGGCGCACCGGGAAGCGGGGTAGAAGCCAACGCACGACAGGTCCTCACCGCCCACGGGATCGGGTACAATGATATCCGGGCGGATTATCTCTCCTTTGCCGAAGCAGCCGACGCTCTGAAGGATGGCAACGTTGAGGCTGCTTTCCTCACGGCTGGTACACCCACCGCCGCCGTCACAGACTTGGCAACCACCCATTCTGTCCGGATCGTTCCCATCGCCAGCGCAATGGCCGAGCGGCTTATCGCCGATTTCCCCTTCTACAACCAGGTTCGTATTCCCGCCGGGACTTACCGGAACCAGGCCGAGGATGTGGAGACCGTGGCGGTCATGGCCATGCTCACCGTGCGCGAGGGTCTGGAAGAAGAGATGGTATACAACATTACCAAGGCACTCTTCGAGAATCTCGATATGCTGGCGGCAGCTCACAGCAGAGGGGGTGATGTAGTCCTCGAAACTGCAACGGACGGAATGTCGCTGGACCTGCACCCAGGAGCTGCCCGCTATTACTCCGAAATGGGGCTTTAAGCCGAAAGCGGAAAAGTTGATACGCCTGAGGAGATGGCCCTGGCCATCCCTCGGGATACGAACCGGCCTGTGGGCCGGTCTTTGCACTGCGGGAATCGTGGCGGGGGGCGTCTGTTTGTGGCCTCTGGAGGGCCTCCGGCTACAACCGGAGCAGGGTTCTGCCAGGTTCCTGCCAGTTGCCAGGGGCAGCGAGATCCACCTGATTTATCGCCATTCCGTGGCGCGCAGCCTCGTTTCAGAGGTTTTTGGTGTGACCCCCTGTGGAACACTGCGTTTGCAGCGAACAGCCTACCATGACTTCGGGGCAGGCCTGCCCGGTCAGACGTCCCGAGGCTTCTCTCATCGCGACGGGATGTTCGTGATCGACGATATCGATTTGGAACTGTCTGAACTGCCTCTGAGGATTGGCCGAACCGCCGAACACCGTCTTTGGATACCACCAGGGGGAGAGATCAGACTTGCGGAGTTGTTTTCGCCAGGGTCGCTGGTTCGTGTGGAACCGGCGAGAAGAGCTCTCTGGAATTTTGTCTTTTTTGGGGGACACAGCAGCGTATGGAAGAACGGCCAACAAGTATTCACGACAGTTTTGACGAAAAAATAGATATTGAAGAGACCCTGGCCGAGTTTGAGGCCTCATCGCACATGCGAAAGCTGGCGGGGAAGCTGGCCATGGTGGTCGCCCTGGGCGCAGTGGTGATGTCACTCTTCCATCTCTATACGGCGGGCTTCGGCACGCTTCTTACCATGAAGCAACGGGCAGTGCATCTCCTGTTTGTCTTTGTCCTGGGATTCCTGCTGTACCCGCCCAGTCGCAAATCGGCGATGAATCGCATCCCCCTGATAGACTGGCTTCTGGCAGCAGCCGGGGTTATGGTGACAAGCTATATCCTCTTCAACTACGAGAGCCTGGTCCGACGGGGCGGCATGCCAACCCCGGTTGATATGGTCTTCGGACTGATCACGGTACTGCTGGTGCTGGAGGTTGCCCGGCGCAGCATCGGCCCCGAGTTGCCCTTCATTGCCCTGGTTTTTATCGCCTACGCCCTTTTCGGGAGCTATATTCCCGGTGCGCTCGGCCATCGGGGCTACAGCGCGGCCAGGGTGATCAATCAGCTCTACATGACAACCGAGGGTATCTTCGGGACACCCTTGGGGGTTTCGGCCAGTTTTGTTTTCATGTTTATCCTCTTTGGCTCCTTTCTGGACGTCACAGGGGTGGGAAAGTTCTTTATCGATCTCGCCTTTGCCGCTGCGGGGCACAAAAAGGGCGGGCCTGCAAAGGCAGCCGTCCTGGCCAGCGGTTTCATGGGGTCCATCTCGGGGAGCTCCATCGCCAACACCGTCACCACCGGAGCCTTCACCATCCCCCTCATGAAAAAGGTCGGCTACCACGCCAACTTTGCCGGAGCTGTCGAGGCAGCCGCCTCCACGGGCGGGCAAATCCTCCCTCCCGTAATGGGCGCGGCCGCTTTTATCATGTCGGAGTTCACAAACATCCCCTACATCAGGATAATCGGAAGCGCCGTTATCCCTGCTTTGCTCTATTATCTCGGTGTCATGATGATGGTCCATCTCCAGGCCTCCAAGCGCGGTCTTGAGGGAATCCCCAAGGAGGATCTGCCGCGCTGTAAGGAAACCTTCCTCAAAGGATTCCACTTGCTGGTGCCGCTGGTGACGGTGGTGCTCTTCCTGCTGCGTTACTCTCCCCTGCGGGCCGCCTTTCTCAGCATTCTTCTTGCCCTTGTTGTGTGTATGCTACGCAAGCATACCCGCATCGGATGGCGTGATATCTTTCTGGCCCTCGAGGACGGCGCCATCAAGGCAATCGGCGTGGCCGCTGCCTGCGCCTGCGCAGGAATAATCGTGGGGATCGTAACCCTCTCAGGCCTCGGCCTGACCTTTGCCAACCTGGTGGTGAGCCTGGCCGGGGGCAGACTCTTTCCCACACTCCTTCTCACCATGTTTGCCTCGATCATTCTCGGGATGGGCTTGCCCACCACGGCAAAATACATCGTTCTGGCCACCATGGCTGCTCCGGCCCTGGTACAGCTGGGCGTTCCCCTGATCGCAGCACACCTTTTCATCCTCTATTTCGGTGTGATCGCCGATGTCACACCACCGGTGGCACTCGCTGCCTACGCCGGTGCCGGCATTGCCGGCGGAGAATCCTTCAAAACAGGCCTGCAGGCACTCAAGCTGGCATCAGCCGGGTTTCTCATACCCTTCATATTCGCCATGAGCCCGGAACTGCTCCTGATCAATGTTACCCCCCTGCAAGCCGTTATTGCCGTAACCTCAGCCTGCCTCGGAGTAGTGGCCTTTGCCAGCGCGGTGCAGGGCTACTTCCTGTCGCCCACCAGACTCTGGGAACGGGCCTGTTTCCTGGGGGCCGCCCTGATGCTGATCATCCCGAACATTCACATGGACCTGATTGGTATCGCTCTCCTGGCCCTGGCCGTGCTCGGACAGGTCCTCTCGGCTTCTGCCGCAAAACGCGCCGCAGCAGAACAAGCCGTTACCAGATAGTCGGCGATCACAGAACCGATCGCCGATCTCCCCCTCCAGAACCAGGGCAGGGCGTGCCCCTCGCGCCTGCTCGGGTCGTGCTTTGCGGGGCTCCGCTACCCGCTCCGGCCCTGCCGGTCCCGGCAGGGCAGCCTTCGGCTCCCCTCCAATCACTCACGCATTCTTTCAGGCCTTTTTCATCCTGTGACAGTTTATGTCATACCCTCCCGCGCATACTAAGCTCACCACTGTGCAAAAAGGAGAATCTGTGAAAAAAACGATCTTGATCACCACGATGGCATGCCTTCTGGTTGGAGTGAATGGGCAATCTCTGTTTGCCGATCCCTTTTCTCACCGTCAGGATATCCCGGTAGTACAGGGATGGAGCCTGGGGATCGGTTTCTCCGATCTCTACGACACCCATGGGCATGGCGGAAAAATTGGTTTCTGGGGACACCACGTCGGATTTGAAGCTTCGATCTATTCATCGGCGCTTCTTCTGAACCTGGAATACCCGAAGGGATGGGAAGATAATATCGAGCGAACGGTGAGCCATGTCATGGCGGGTATCAAGTTCGGGTCCCAGGTTGAGCGAGCCAAATGGTACGGGGTTGCCTCTGTCGGCGGGTTGGTGGAAGTTGTGGAGGACGACACCGAAGAGAACAAGCTGACCACGGAGATAGCTGTTTTCTCCCTTGGGGGCGGTGTAGATTTTGCCATCACTCCCAACCTGCTGGTTGGAATTGATATGTTTAACCTGCGCTACTACGCCGGAGATGTCACCCTTGAGTCGTACGGTTCATACGACAATGGATGGGATCGAGATTCTCTCACCCTGGAAGGGGTGCAGTTTTCCTTCTTTGGCGGAGGACATATTTCCTACCAGTTTTAAGGCGGCCCGGAATGGGGGGCAACCTGCTGCTCCCCTCC encodes:
- a CDS encoding TRAP transporter permease, which encodes MEERPTSIHDSFDEKIDIEETLAEFEASSHMRKLAGKLAMVVALGAVVMSLFHLYTAGFGTLLTMKQRAVHLLFVFVLGFLLYPPSRKSAMNRIPLIDWLLAAAGVMVTSYILFNYESLVRRGGMPTPVDMVFGLITVLLVLEVARRSIGPELPFIALVFIAYALFGSYIPGALGHRGYSAARVINQLYMTTEGIFGTPLGVSASFVFMFILFGSFLDVTGVGKFFIDLAFAAAGHKKGGPAKAAVLASGFMGSISGSSIANTVTTGAFTIPLMKKVGYHANFAGAVEAAASTGGQILPPVMGAAAFIMSEFTNIPYIRIIGSAVIPALLYYLGVMMMVHLQASKRGLEGIPKEDLPRCKETFLKGFHLLVPLVTVVLFLLRYSPLRAAFLSILLALVVCMLRKHTRIGWRDIFLALEDGAIKAIGVAAACACAGIIVGIVTLSGLGLTFANLVVSLAGGRLFPTLLLTMFASIILGMGLPTTAKYIVLATMAAPALVQLGVPLIAAHLFILYFGVIADVTPPVALAAYAGAGIAGGESFKTGLQALKLASAGFLIPFIFAMSPELLLINVTPLQAVIAVTSACLGVVAFASAVQGYFLSPTRLWERACFLGAALMLIIPNIHMDLIGIALLALAVLGQVLSASAAKRAAAEQAVTR
- a CDS encoding TAXI family TRAP transporter solute-binding subunit, with protein sequence MKATRNISLLAVIALIAMLFATACGADRTSQGPARLAVATGGTAGVYFPLGGAFANIINEKVSDVTANAESTGASVENVNLLNNGDVDFATIQNDISYYAFTGTEMFSDVAAMTNLRGVATLYPEVVQIITLANSNIRSVEDLRGRRVAVGAPGSGVEANARQVLTAHGIGYNDIRADYLSFAEAADALKDGNVEAAFLTAGTPTAAVTDLATTHSVRIVPIASAMAERLIADFPFYNQVRIPAGTYRNQAEDVETVAVMAMLTVREGLEEEMVYNITKALFENLDMLAAAHSRGGDVVLETATDGMSLDLHPGAARYYSEMGL
- a CDS encoding DUF1850 domain-containing protein, with the protein product MAGGVCLWPLEGLRLQPEQGSARFLPVARGSEIHLIYRHSVARSLVSEVFGVTPCGTLRLQRTAYHDFGAGLPGQTSRGFSHRDGMFVIDDIDLELSELPLRIGRTAEHRLWIPPGGEIRLAELFSPGSLVRVEPARRALWNFVFFGGHSSVWKNGQQVFTTVLTKK